The Acidianus infernus genome window below encodes:
- a CDS encoding ATP-dependent helicase, giving the protein MSIEYARGLSDEELFKLLRPYVADWFKKKYQTFTPPQRAAIPLIKNYENVLVSSPTGSGKTLAAFLGIIDNLFELAEKGQLEDKIYAVYISPLRALNNDMYKNLIEPLTEIKEQEKVDYNIRVGVRTSDTSSYQKEKMLKLPPHILITTPESFAISLTSPKFSEKLKNVKWVIVDEIHELASSKRGSFLSGFLEIFENMIAEDKVSRIGLSATISPLEEIAKFLVGPKRSCKIVDARFVKDIDLKVISPVRDLIHATEDEISEGIYKTIIEEVLKHRTTLIFTNTRSAAERVSFKLRKLVQAQNLFDADMIGAHHSSLSRDVRLEIEEKLKRGELKAVVSSTSLELGIDIGYIDLVILLSSPKSVSRLLQRLGRAGHHIRSISKGRIIVVDRDDLVECTVLAKLAKERKIDRVYIPKNPLDVLSQLIVSASLIRPISIDEFYNIITKSYTFSGLTLDSLKATVDYLTGKYGLESNKVYAKIREENGVIKPKRGSRMIFYMNSGTIPEESLVPVYTESNKYVGNLEEEFVEILSPGDIFVLGGKTYEFLSSKGNKIIVRDAEGQRPTVPSWFSEMLPLAYDSALEVGKFRKEVAEMIENNVDKKTAIEEISRKYNISKHAAFSIYEYILEEYLFTDGKVPNDKFILIEIYDDEEDRRNFIFHALYGRRALDALSRALAYIISEQLNVDVRISVSDNGFILTIPERTAYRINKIFDYLNPDDMYDILSKVILRTEMIKRRFRQTAERSFMILKKYKGRETNLERRQLSSEALLNVVKEIPNFPVLKETIREILEDHMDIKSAIEIVRKVKSGEIKIDVIGPRRVPSPFAHGIIAKEHADVVLAEEKRELLKKLHEEVIAYLKRKGINIDLNYTET; this is encoded by the coding sequence ATGAGCATTGAATATGCTAGGGGCTTAAGTGACGAGGAATTATTTAAATTATTAAGGCCTTATGTTGCTGATTGGTTTAAAAAGAAATATCAAACTTTTACTCCACCTCAAAGAGCCGCAATACCTTTAATCAAAAATTATGAGAACGTTTTAGTTTCAAGCCCTACTGGTAGTGGTAAAACACTTGCAGCATTTCTAGGCATAATTGATAATTTATTTGAGTTAGCAGAAAAAGGACAACTTGAAGATAAAATATACGCAGTTTACATCTCTCCACTTAGGGCACTTAATAATGATATGTATAAGAACTTAATAGAACCTTTAACTGAAATAAAGGAGCAGGAGAAAGTAGATTATAACATAAGAGTAGGAGTTAGAACTAGCGATACCTCATCCTATCAAAAGGAAAAGATGCTAAAGTTGCCTCCCCACATACTTATAACTACGCCTGAATCTTTTGCAATATCATTAACTTCACCCAAATTTAGTGAAAAATTAAAAAACGTTAAATGGGTAATTGTAGACGAAATTCATGAGTTAGCAAGCAGTAAAAGAGGGTCTTTCCTATCAGGATTTTTAGAAATTTTTGAGAATATGATAGCAGAGGATAAAGTTAGTAGAATAGGCTTAAGCGCTACAATATCTCCTTTAGAAGAAATAGCTAAATTTCTTGTGGGTCCAAAAAGGAGTTGCAAAATTGTTGATGCAAGGTTTGTAAAAGATATTGACTTAAAGGTTATTTCTCCAGTAAGAGATTTGATACATGCAACTGAGGATGAAATAAGTGAAGGTATTTATAAGACAATAATTGAAGAAGTACTTAAGCATAGAACTACATTAATTTTTACAAATACAAGAAGTGCCGCAGAGAGAGTTTCCTTTAAGCTAAGGAAACTTGTTCAAGCTCAAAACCTATTTGATGCCGACATGATAGGAGCTCATCATAGTAGCTTAAGTAGAGATGTAAGGTTGGAAATCGAGGAAAAATTGAAAAGGGGAGAATTAAAAGCAGTAGTATCTTCTACAAGCTTGGAACTAGGTATTGATATAGGTTACATCGACCTAGTGATCTTACTTAGTAGTCCTAAGAGCGTTAGTAGACTACTTCAAAGGCTTGGAAGGGCAGGGCATCATATTAGGAGTATAAGTAAAGGAAGAATAATTGTAGTTGATAGAGACGACCTAGTCGAATGTACAGTACTAGCAAAGCTTGCAAAAGAAAGAAAAATAGACAGAGTTTATATCCCAAAAAATCCACTTGATGTATTATCACAATTGATAGTTTCAGCTTCCCTTATAAGGCCAATTTCAATTGACGAATTTTACAATATTATTACTAAAAGTTACACATTTAGTGGGTTAACTTTAGACTCTTTAAAGGCTACAGTAGATTATCTTACTGGAAAATACGGATTGGAGTCTAACAAGGTTTATGCAAAGATAAGAGAAGAAAATGGAGTAATAAAACCGAAAAGAGGATCTAGAATGATATTCTACATGAATAGTGGTACTATTCCAGAAGAATCGTTAGTTCCAGTGTATACTGAAAGCAACAAATACGTGGGGAACCTTGAGGAAGAATTCGTTGAAATTTTATCTCCCGGAGATATCTTCGTGTTAGGAGGCAAAACTTACGAATTTCTTAGTAGCAAAGGAAATAAAATAATCGTAAGAGATGCTGAGGGCCAGAGACCTACAGTGCCTAGTTGGTTTTCAGAAATGTTACCTTTAGCTTACGATTCTGCGTTAGAAGTAGGAAAATTTAGGAAAGAAGTTGCAGAAATGATAGAAAATAATGTAGATAAAAAAACTGCAATTGAGGAGATCTCAAGGAAATATAATATCTCGAAACATGCAGCGTTCTCAATTTATGAATACATCCTAGAGGAGTATTTATTCACAGACGGAAAAGTTCCTAATGATAAATTCATCTTAATTGAAATATATGATGACGAAGAGGATAGAAGAAATTTCATATTCCACGCTCTGTACGGAAGAAGGGCTTTAGACGCGCTATCAAGAGCGTTGGCTTATATCATAAGCGAACAGCTTAACGTTGATGTTAGAATTTCTGTATCAGATAATGGGTTTATATTAACAATACCAGAAAGGACTGCTTACAGGATTAATAAAATATTTGACTACTTAAATCCAGACGATATGTATGACATATTAAGCAAGGTTATCCTAAGAACGGAAATGATTAAGAGGAGATTTAGGCAAACCGCAGAAAGGTCATTTATGATATTAAAGAAATATAAGGGAAGAGAAACTAATCTAGAGAGAAGGCAATTAAGTTCGGAGGCTTTACTTAACGTAGTTAAGGAAATTCCCAATTTTCCGGTATTGAAAGAAACAATAAGGGAAATTCTTGAAGACCATATGGACATAAAAAGTGCTATAGAAATCGTTAGAAAAGTTAAATCTGGAGAAATAAAAATTGATGTAATAGGGCCTAGAAGAGTACCAAGTCCTTTTGCACACGGAATTATAGCAAAAGAGCACGCAGATGTTGTACTTGCAGAAGAAAAGAGAGAGTTACTTAAGAAGCTTCACGAAGAAGTTATCGCGTACCTTAAAAGGAAGGGAATTAATATCGACCTCAATTATACCGAGACTTGA
- a CDS encoding glycosyltransferase, translated as MNSFNIITQIIVFVIPSLILLYQYIFFKLGYNRIDVIDVNPKDLPLLSIIVPTKGERPELIQGLLNNLAEVDWDKSKMEVIIVSDDSPEYFEEMKEKIIPPQGLEVRMYRREKKLGFKSGALAYGFERSRGDLILTLDVDARVRKDSIKKAYLHMLQFNCDAVTMKWIGYSHNSYSLLAKGIMVSTIIADNSILRGRDRANLKVFPVGCGTMFKKSAIEEVGPWDYSMIQDDLEIGARLINRGKRICSSDSIVFVEVPDNLLAFYIQQTRWAMGSIEVLTRRFKQIITSKANILQKIDALLFLLQYVPIALTFIAALLISVYSFLGKGDPLNSIPLFTLWAIALGIYAYNFIKVARDSGLRLIEALRSLGKVSAYTVSISPFITLSIFSAFKKSRNYIITPKGKAGKTRIIYIILAFGLLFLFASINYLIHQEFIAGLWLLYYSLAYIFTFSSYKQEIK; from the coding sequence ATGAATTCGTTTAACATTATAACGCAGATAATAGTATTTGTAATACCTTCATTAATTCTATTATATCAATATATATTCTTTAAACTGGGATATAATAGAATAGACGTCATAGATGTAAATCCTAAAGACTTACCTTTGCTTTCAATTATAGTTCCTACAAAAGGCGAGAGACCAGAATTAATACAAGGACTTCTAAATAATTTAGCAGAAGTAGATTGGGATAAGAGTAAGATGGAAGTAATAATAGTATCAGATGATAGTCCAGAATATTTTGAGGAAATGAAAGAGAAAATAATTCCACCACAAGGATTAGAAGTTAGAATGTATAGAAGGGAGAAAAAGCTAGGTTTTAAGAGTGGTGCTTTAGCTTATGGATTTGAAAGAAGTAGAGGAGACTTAATATTAACTTTAGACGTAGATGCGAGAGTAAGAAAAGATTCTATCAAAAAAGCTTACCTTCACATGTTACAATTTAATTGTGATGCAGTTACAATGAAATGGATAGGGTATTCCCATAACAGTTACTCGCTATTGGCCAAAGGTATAATGGTATCTACTATAATTGCAGATAATTCTATCCTTAGGGGAAGAGATAGAGCAAATTTAAAGGTATTTCCCGTAGGATGCGGAACAATGTTTAAGAAAAGCGCAATAGAAGAAGTAGGACCTTGGGACTATAGCATGATTCAAGACGACCTAGAAATAGGGGCTAGGCTTATAAATCGCGGGAAAAGAATATGCTCCTCCGACTCTATTGTATTTGTTGAAGTTCCAGATAACTTACTAGCATTTTACATCCAACAAACTAGATGGGCAATGGGGAGTATAGAAGTGTTAACTAGAAGATTTAAGCAAATAATAACTAGCAAAGCTAATATATTACAGAAAATAGATGCATTGCTATTCCTTCTCCAATACGTACCTATTGCATTGACTTTTATTGCAGCATTATTAATTTCCGTTTACTCGTTTTTAGGCAAAGGAGATCCACTAAATTCTATTCCGCTTTTTACTCTGTGGGCAATTGCTCTTGGAATATATGCGTATAATTTCATTAAAGTGGCTAGAGATTCTGGACTTAGATTGATTGAAGCATTAAGATCATTAGGTAAGGTATCAGCTTATACTGTTTCGATATCTCCATTTATTACCTTATCCATATTTAGCGCGTTTAAAAAGTCAAGAAATTATATTATAACCCCTAAAGGAAAAGCTGGAAAAACAAGAATAATATACATAATACTAGCTTTTGGATTGCTATTCCTTTTCGCCTCAATTAATTATTTAATTCACCAAGAGTTCATAGCGGGCTTATGGCTTCTTTATTATTCTTTAGCCTATATTTTCACATTCTCTTCTTATAAACAAGAAATTAAATAG
- a CDS encoding ParB N-terminal domain-containing protein, protein MTVANITPELIRINQIITHEDIDIVNLDKVISCIKKTKEINPIIVDEETFMVIDGHHRFYAMKLLGFSKIPAYLINYRKDYVKVNKWFRKIVFGKGNNVDRILSLVIPDSEGKVCINFFSKRFCSNSEYTLYWKLNIIEKYLLSIGINVIKNPKEGIEPPSLDKEYVLSIAKKGLRFPPKTTRHSYEFIIPSYRISLNEFV, encoded by the coding sequence ATGACTGTTGCGAATATTACGCCAGAATTAATAAGAATAAACCAAATAATAACTCATGAGGATATAGATATTGTTAACCTAGACAAGGTAATTAGTTGTATTAAGAAAACTAAGGAAATTAATCCTATAATAGTTGATGAAGAAACATTCATGGTAATTGACGGACATCATAGATTTTATGCAATGAAATTGCTAGGATTTTCAAAAATACCTGCGTATTTGATCAACTATAGAAAGGATTATGTAAAAGTAAACAAATGGTTTAGAAAAATAGTATTTGGTAAGGGAAATAATGTAGATAGAATACTCTCGTTAGTTATTCCAGATAGTGAAGGAAAAGTTTGTATCAACTTTTTCTCTAAAAGATTCTGTTCTAATTCCGAATATACTCTATATTGGAAATTAAACATAATAGAGAAATATTTATTATCAATCGGAATAAATGTAATAAAGAATCCTAAGGAAGGAATAGAACCTCCTTCTTTAGATAAAGAATACGTACTAAGTATTGCTAAGAAGGGATTAAGATTCCCGCCAAAAACGACAAGACATAGCTATGAATTTATTATCCCGAGTTATAGAATTTCATTGAATGAATTCGTTTAA
- a CDS encoding endonuclease III, whose translation MKCTGREIIEKLRNAYKRDPKEYVAYDVWINFKDPFKVLIATLLSQNSTDKGTYKAFYTLQEKIGVTPDNLIKANLEDIASCIRNIGIYRIKAERIKELAKIIKEKYNGDLNKILDKDPQEAREELLSLPGVGEKTADVVLLTCKGYPYFPVDTHIKRISQRLGIASGSYEQISASLMKLFDPKDYLEAHHLLIAHGRNVCKAKNPLCEKCVLNDCCEYYARINKNKPNNNS comes from the coding sequence GTGAAGTGTACTGGAAGAGAAATCATTGAAAAACTAAGAAATGCTTATAAGAGAGACCCTAAGGAATATGTTGCTTATGACGTATGGATAAACTTTAAGGATCCATTTAAGGTTCTCATAGCGACGTTACTTTCTCAGAATTCTACAGATAAGGGAACCTATAAGGCATTCTATACACTACAAGAAAAAATAGGAGTAACTCCAGATAATTTAATTAAAGCTAACCTAGAAGATATTGCTTCATGTATAAGAAATATCGGAATCTATAGAATAAAAGCAGAAAGAATAAAAGAACTCGCAAAAATAATAAAGGAAAAATATAATGGTGATTTAAATAAAATTCTAGATAAGGATCCACAGGAAGCTAGAGAAGAATTATTATCCCTCCCTGGAGTAGGTGAAAAAACTGCTGATGTTGTACTATTGACTTGTAAAGGATATCCATACTTCCCAGTTGATACGCATATAAAGAGAATATCTCAAAGACTAGGAATTGCTTCAGGAAGTTATGAACAAATTTCTGCTTCTCTTATGAAACTTTTTGATCCTAAGGATTACTTAGAAGCACATCATTTATTAATAGCCCACGGAAGAAATGTTTGCAAGGCAAAAAATCCTTTATGTGAGAAGTGTGTACTAAATGACTGTTGCGAATATTACGCCAGAATTAATAAGAATAAACCAAATAATAACTCATGA
- the upsX gene encoding protein UpsX, whose translation MNYTLENIEDTIYLKTDSIRQPEIVLFPEVSIGKEPWVIQKGNKLIQIDGKEEVLEETQGDFLGVTYINVEGVYEKILQIKENEYIFRGNKYNEFLKYFNTCILENSKKITLIYDNMEINREKPKYYIVNKNAISLVYDGYTEIISKSGSFRINEEKILLGKQGNKLVFQTLDGKILLEDEVIGFCENKAELLGVIGNGVVISCVDRVKYFNDGIWQEIEINVNPFLSFVNSNFIILTTNIHTLVYDKNLFLIYKFLSSASSATTRYIVLFTNPFVGVVDSLDNEEVMKVEKTVLDESSPIKILIRKNYDIEYQNVIEVNRKDTNSNYYQVEVEPKLLGDYEAKFKLISPFFSLNVNIPIISEKPKIYAKGSIIRTNGEVLGTKMNSYLNITINAKIVTNIPYTIRIRFRNQSFDIIFDKKEINKELKIPVNIFNQKESNEIIKIEVIRNNTIQTSMELLVPIIFVEPPSEWKSKIIDHGNYIEKILYTSRGDISWTKVYHYPMHKKALLVKEGLKEGVKVSGDKVIVNLEDPIISLYYTVDYPYLVLIPNMRYYYPIEVFYGTHSYRGLPEKIIFPLDPAYNEIFFRVYVGDKIIKRTYKIPKEIYFKVAASSKCKLEELLKTFGIV comes from the coding sequence GTGAATTACACTTTAGAAAATATCGAAGATACAATCTATTTAAAGACTGATTCAATAAGACAACCAGAGATTGTTCTTTTTCCTGAAGTAAGTATAGGAAAAGAGCCATGGGTTATTCAAAAAGGTAATAAGTTGATTCAAATCGACGGGAAAGAGGAAGTGCTGGAGGAAACTCAAGGAGATTTTCTAGGTGTCACTTACATTAACGTTGAGGGAGTATATGAGAAAATACTACAAATAAAGGAAAACGAATATATTTTTAGAGGAAATAAATACAATGAATTCTTGAAATATTTCAATACTTGTATCCTAGAAAATAGTAAAAAGATAACTCTCATATACGACAATATGGAAATTAATAGAGAAAAACCAAAATATTATATAGTAAATAAAAACGCAATTTCGCTAGTTTATGATGGATATACAGAAATAATATCAAAGTCTGGATCCTTTAGAATAAATGAGGAAAAAATTCTTTTAGGTAAACAAGGCAACAAGTTGGTATTTCAAACTCTTGATGGTAAAATATTACTTGAGGATGAAGTAATAGGCTTCTGTGAAAACAAGGCAGAACTACTAGGGGTTATCGGTAACGGAGTAGTTATATCGTGCGTCGATAGGGTAAAATATTTTAATGACGGAATATGGCAGGAAATTGAAATTAATGTTAACCCTTTCTTAAGCTTTGTAAATTCTAACTTCATTATATTAACAACTAACATTCACACATTAGTTTATGACAAGAACCTTTTTTTAATATATAAATTCCTCAGCTCTGCATCAAGCGCGACTACTAGGTATATAGTCTTGTTCACAAATCCCTTTGTTGGAGTAGTAGATAGCCTGGATAATGAAGAAGTAATGAAAGTTGAGAAAACCGTGCTAGATGAGTCTTCGCCAATAAAAATCCTTATAAGAAAAAACTATGACATAGAGTATCAAAATGTAATAGAAGTTAATAGAAAGGATACAAATTCAAATTACTACCAAGTTGAAGTGGAACCAAAATTATTAGGAGATTATGAGGCTAAATTCAAATTAATCTCACCTTTCTTCTCTTTAAATGTTAATATACCAATTATTAGCGAAAAACCTAAAATATATGCAAAAGGTTCTATTATAAGAACAAATGGAGAAGTTTTAGGAACTAAAATGAATTCGTATCTAAATATAACTATTAACGCTAAAATAGTAACTAATATTCCTTACACTATTAGAATAAGATTCAGAAATCAATCATTTGATATTATCTTTGACAAAAAGGAGATTAATAAGGAGCTCAAAATCCCTGTAAATATATTTAATCAAAAAGAATCAAATGAAATTATTAAAATAGAAGTAATAAGGAATAACACTATACAAACCTCTATGGAATTACTCGTCCCTATAATTTTCGTAGAACCCCCAAGTGAGTGGAAATCAAAAATTATAGACCACGGCAACTATATAGAGAAAATACTATATACTAGTAGAGGAGACATATCTTGGACTAAGGTTTATCATTATCCAATGCACAAAAAGGCATTATTAGTTAAGGAAGGCTTAAAGGAAGGCGTGAAGGTTTCTGGAGATAAAGTAATAGTAAATTTAGAAGACCCTATAATAAGCTTATATTATACAGTAGACTATCCCTATTTAGTTTTAATACCAAATATGAGATATTATTATCCTATAGAAGTTTTCTACGGAACTCACAGTTATAGAGGGCTTCCTGAGAAAATAATATTTCCTCTGGATCCTGCATATAACGAAATTTTCTTCAGAGTTTACGTTGGAGATAAAATAATAAAGAGAACATATAAAATTCCTAAAGAGATATATTTCAAGGTAGCAGCAAGCTCAAAATGTAAGTTAGAAGAATTACTCAAAACTTTTGGTATAGTCTGA
- a CDS encoding RsmB/NOP family class I SAM-dependent RNA methyltransferase, producing the protein MIKDFLTTLLYFVEEKGYPLPVAFKKTKEIKKVKGMNYDKLYEISRLLLLSYNSLKGKRSKKVDQFLQGNYEILLPSWAREELSRYLDVEYLERSLRIKNTWVRINTLKADVDKVLKSLENQGVNFEVDKDVYYLIKVENESALKKTKEFANFEVIIQDKASVLTVESLEVGKGDKIIDLSSAPGNKASQIMQLGENSVELFLADIDINRLKREVDLLKKMGVNMNKIHIIHQDSTNNSMLRSDKVLLDAPCSSSGMISNEPAIMVNLTREKVTYYSQLQRKMIDEARKTINADYLIYAVCSLFPEEGEEHFMNLKTEKPKIPGERPYIDGVNGIRLFPHINFTEGFFITKILLQ; encoded by the coding sequence TTGATTAAAGATTTTTTGACTACCCTTTTATATTTCGTAGAAGAAAAAGGATATCCTTTGCCTGTTGCTTTCAAAAAAACTAAAGAGATTAAGAAAGTTAAGGGGATGAATTACGACAAATTATATGAGATATCTAGGCTACTCTTACTTTCATATAATTCTCTAAAGGGTAAAAGGTCTAAAAAAGTAGATCAGTTTTTACAAGGTAATTATGAAATTTTATTACCTTCATGGGCCAGGGAAGAGTTATCAAGATATCTAGATGTAGAGTATTTAGAGAGATCTTTGAGAATTAAAAATACGTGGGTTAGGATAAATACCTTAAAGGCTGATGTAGACAAGGTTTTAAAATCATTAGAGAATCAAGGAGTTAATTTTGAGGTTGATAAAGACGTCTATTATTTGATTAAAGTTGAGAACGAGAGTGCACTGAAAAAGACTAAGGAGTTTGCAAATTTTGAAGTTATTATTCAAGATAAGGCAAGCGTATTAACTGTTGAGAGTTTAGAAGTTGGAAAGGGCGATAAAATTATAGATTTATCCTCTGCTCCAGGTAATAAAGCGTCGCAGATTATGCAACTAGGTGAGAATAGCGTTGAATTATTTCTAGCAGATATTGACATAAATAGACTAAAAAGAGAGGTGGATTTACTTAAAAAAATGGGAGTTAATATGAATAAAATTCATATTATACACCAAGATTCTACTAATAATTCAATGTTAAGGTCAGATAAAGTACTACTTGATGCACCTTGCTCCTCCTCTGGAATGATTTCTAATGAACCTGCAATAATGGTTAACCTTACAAGGGAAAAAGTAACTTATTATTCTCAGCTTCAAAGGAAAATGATAGATGAAGCTAGGAAAACTATTAATGCAGACTATTTAATTTACGCAGTATGTTCCTTATTCCCTGAAGAAGGAGAAGAACACTTTATGAATCTTAAGACTGAGAAACCTAAAATCCCTGGAGAGAGGCCTTATATTGATGGCGTTAATGGAATAAGGTTATTTCCTCACATCAACTTTACAGAAGGATTTTTTATAACTAAAATACTTTTGCAGTAG
- a CDS encoding NAD(P)/FAD-dependent oxidoreductase: MIFILGSGYAGLNAYYNIKGGAGKVILSRESKFIFYTAYLRNLIKNTKYEVSLNFVQKEEIKDVDISNLEIKTNKGEYKADKIIIALGCERPNLARIMEKIRNDKEICITAEDEYDDYLALQIALYSKIAGKNVKYHGKFLSYLGNKVANVVSEVTQKYIKTCEEPNLIIEKCVPPEFTGLLSVNSYLEVKKNVYAIGDIIKGWPKLGELAMREGIYVGKRISGKLEGGFEPIYIHIVTTGREGIHIRSKVPWGINYQEVKVSKIRSLMKRFIEKYYIWRKGNMGFLYYL, translated from the coding sequence GTGATATTCATATTAGGTTCTGGATATGCAGGATTAAACGCATATTATAATATAAAAGGAGGAGCGGGAAAAGTAATTCTTTCTCGCGAGAGTAAATTCATTTTCTATACAGCATATCTTAGAAATCTGATAAAAAATACGAAATATGAAGTTAGTTTAAATTTTGTCCAAAAAGAGGAGATAAAAGATGTTGATATTTCTAATTTAGAAATAAAAACTAATAAAGGCGAGTATAAGGCAGATAAAATAATCATTGCTTTAGGTTGTGAAAGACCTAATTTAGCTCGCATAATGGAGAAAATAAGGAACGATAAAGAAATTTGTATAACTGCAGAAGATGAGTACGACGATTATTTGGCCCTGCAGATAGCACTATATTCAAAAATTGCTGGCAAGAACGTAAAATATCATGGTAAATTCTTATCTTATCTAGGTAATAAGGTAGCCAATGTCGTAAGTGAAGTAACACAAAAATACATTAAAACTTGTGAAGAACCTAACCTCATTATCGAAAAATGTGTTCCTCCAGAGTTTACCGGCCTACTAAGTGTTAATAGTTATCTTGAAGTTAAGAAAAACGTTTATGCAATAGGAGATATTATTAAAGGTTGGCCAAAATTAGGAGAGTTGGCAATGAGAGAAGGAATATACGTTGGTAAAAGAATATCTGGAAAACTTGAGGGAGGATTTGAACCGATTTATATTCACATAGTTACTACTGGAAGAGAAGGCATTCATATAAGGTCTAAAGTACCTTGGGGAATTAATTATCAAGAAGTTAAAGTTTCTAAAATTAGGTCATTGATGAAGAGATTCATAGAAAAGTATTATATTTGGAGGAAAGGTAACATGGGATTTCTATATTATTTATAG
- a CDS encoding cbb3-type cytochrome c oxidase subunit I, with product MSLKDLVISLFQLDKDWTTRIVMAMLVMGVIWGLLGVIDSLMVRIQESTWGTYGVLAMTSQEYYAGITLHAERDLFGFAEQVEFALFIYFTIKLLNLQPRAKWLLNAAFIAINISMMFMEGPIVAFPTFNDNYFSATDWYYISPMGIPPYSEYVVSPLFFIGWLLLDAFTYMASVWIIYHYYIASKSLKEKLPVPLVFFLMNTLLYAIGYSGVTAADIWDILAYAGIVGLNPIANQIAFWIFGHAVVYMAWLPAVAALYLLIPTLANKPLYSDRMGRISALLYLIFSNNVPIHHLYMVNLPVAIKVLQEILTYAVVVPSMMTFLNLWATAKGAQVNFNVITAFVATSFAGAIAAGVTGISNATIAFDSIVHNSMWVVGHFHAMILLSIVPAAMAVLYFMIPMMTGRQWYSSKMAWIHYIGYTIGASILIIGFEIIGLYGVVRRAEIYPRVPGLVFAENLATVGALIAEISTLVWFVNLVATLVKGRTARLEGLSLGQLINTVAMSLDWSSAGFKLNNFNKIGKTMNSKALGAYWALGIIGALIIVISTIPLALGGDMYNTMPWAWIILLTLGIILISYPVLKGAKSL from the coding sequence ATGAGTCTAAAGGATCTTGTAATTTCCTTATTCCAACTTGACAAAGACTGGACTACTAGAATCGTAATGGCAATGTTAGTAATGGGAGTTATATGGGGCTTATTAGGAGTTATAGACTCCTTAATGGTTAGAATCCAAGAGTCTACCTGGGGAACCTATGGAGTATTGGCAATGACTTCACAGGAGTACTATGCAGGAATAACTCTACATGCAGAGAGGGACTTATTTGGATTTGCAGAGCAAGTCGAGTTTGCATTATTCATTTACTTTACAATAAAATTACTAAACCTTCAGCCTAGAGCAAAATGGTTATTAAATGCAGCATTTATTGCAATAAACATTTCCATGATGTTCATGGAAGGACCCATTGTTGCATTCCCAACATTTAATGACAATTACTTTTCTGCAACTGATTGGTACTATATATCTCCAATGGGGATTCCTCCTTATTCTGAGTACGTAGTTTCTCCGCTATTCTTCATAGGCTGGTTATTACTTGATGCCTTCACTTATATGGCCTCAGTATGGATCATATACCATTACTATATTGCATCTAAGTCATTAAAGGAAAAATTGCCAGTACCTCTAGTATTCTTCCTAATGAATACCTTATTGTATGCAATAGGTTACTCCGGAGTAACTGCTGCTGACATATGGGATATTCTAGCTTATGCTGGAATAGTTGGATTAAATCCAATAGCTAACCAAATAGCTTTCTGGATATTTGGCCATGCAGTAGTTTACATGGCATGGTTACCTGCGGTAGCTGCACTCTACTTACTAATACCAACTCTAGCAAATAAACCATTATATAGTGATAGAATGGGAAGAATTTCCGCATTACTCTACTTAATCTTCTCTAATAACGTTCCTATACATCACTTATACATGGTTAATTTACCAGTAGCAATAAAAGTACTGCAAGAAATATTAACTTATGCAGTAGTAGTTCCCTCAATGATGACTTTCCTTAACTTATGGGCTACAGCAAAAGGTGCTCAAGTTAACTTTAACGTAATTACTGCGTTTGTAGCAACGTCATTTGCAGGGGCAATTGCCGCAGGAGTAACTGGAATTTCAAACGCAACAATAGCCTTTGATTCAATAGTCCACAATAGCATGTGGGTAGTTGGGCACTTCCACGCTATGATCTTATTATCAATTGTACCTGCAGCAATGGCGGTATTATATTTCATGATACCAATGATGACTGGAAGGCAGTGGTATTCTAGCAAGATGGCGTGGATTCATTACATTGGTTATACAATAGGGGCTTCAATCCTAATAATTGGCTTTGAAATAATAGGCCTTTACGGCGTTGTAAGAAGGGCGGAAATATATCCAAGGGTTCCTGGCTTAGTATTTGCTGAGAATTTAGCAACAGTTGGAGCACTTATTGCTGAAATCTCTACACTAGTTTGGTTCGTAAATCTAGTAGCAACACTAGTGAAAGGAAGGACTGCAAGATTAGAAGGATTATCACTAGGCCAGCTCATTAACACGGTTGCCATGAGTTTAGATTGGAGTTCTGCTGGGTTTAAACTTAATAACTTCAATAAAATAGGAAAAACTATGAATAGCAAAGCGTTAGGAGCGTATTGGGCTCTAGGAATTATAGGCGCTTTAATAATAGTAATTAGTACAATACCTCTAGCATTGGGCGGAGATATGTATAACACAATGCCGTGGGCGTGGATAATCCTACTAACACTTGGCATAATATTAATTTCTTATCCAGTACTAAAGGGTGCGAAGAGTTTATAA